Sequence from the Ictalurus furcatus strain D&B chromosome 25, Billie_1.0, whole genome shotgun sequence genome:
attattattattattatcataatcacCGTGTTAATTATGatgtattacatacattaaCGCTGTGATCTCGGGCCTTGCTCGAACGCCCGATGAGGGCAATAAATTGCAGGTAAATCCATGTTTTATTAgctggataaaaaaaagaggcagaaaAGCCTTTTTGTAAAGCGCGGGGCTCAGAGGACGACACGGTCCACTGCTCTCGTCTACAGCACGGACAAACGTGCACGTACAAATTTGCGTAtgcatactttttatttatttatttatttgtttgtttgtttgtctgtctgcgCTCGTATTGGCCATCGCATGCGAGTGCTCCCGTACTGCAGGTGGCGCTGTTGTTGAAATTTCACGACGATCTCATTACTACAGGAAGACGATCACCCTCTTCAGCGTCGATACGACAGACTGTTGCCGCCTGTCGGAAATATCGTAACGGCCGAGCGAGCGCACTTGGCGTCGATGATGATGAgaaaaaataactaataaaaacaaagtccGTTTATTTCTCACGCCTTCAGAAAcgggatttttttcttttaatgatgtTACGCTTCATGTGATATCAAAGGTTAATGTTGTAACATGCAGTATGGATAAACCGATGTATACTTGTGGAGTCCTGCCATGGCGTATGTGTGGTGTTGTATATGGTAGTGACTCGTTCCCTCTTCTTCTGGTCCTTCTACAGGTTGCTCCAGGCCCTCAGCAGTGCTGCATGGCCGAGTAAACCTCACCGAGACCAACCGCGGCTCCTTCCCCGTAGGCACAGTGCTGCAGTACAGCTGTGATTCAGGATACACGCTGAGCGGCGAGAGCGTCATCACGTGCACCGCACTCGGACGCTGGTCCTCCATCACGCCGCACTGCCTCAAAAATGACGGTGAGTTCGgagatcatatatatatatatatatataaagtccagtatgtacacactttaaaaaaaaatatatgtaattatatatttaacttttataCAATTCCCCGCTTTATTCAGTTTGTTATTCATATTTTCTCTGAATTGTTGACCTGATatttagggctgggcgatacgacaaaaatatcacatcacgaTCCTTTCTACGATACATGATGCGTATCACGATATGTAAATTAGCGAACGAACCGTCTgttaaacagtagtaaaataaacagtattcttctttaatgcctacaaagacaaagaaaaaatgacatcaaatcaacgGCATCTATTCAGTACCTTTTAATTTCaccaccataccaacgataccTCAGACGAGTGTATCGCGTAATCATTCATCACGACATCGATATTCTATCcgtatatcgcccagccctactctTACTTGTTCTACGGTTCCTTTTTATTTAGTTCATTATTTGTGAGAAACATTTTTCATTCTATTATACTGTTTAATTTACaatttgtattttaatgttttcaaatatatttattatttagttttatttttattgaattttatttgaatttctaATAccgttattattttttctatttagtttttttttttttcccctgatgctttttatttctctttttccccttgctttattattattattattattattattattgtgtgttgtCCAGTGTGCCGTCCCCCCAGCGAGCCGGAGAATGGGGGCTACATGTGCCACCCCTCACCCTGCCACAGTCTGACTGAAGGCACAGTGATCGAGTATTTCTGCGATGAAGGCTACACGCTGAAAGGATACAGGTACCACACGTGCAGGAACGGAGACTGGGACTCTGCAGCGCCCATCATCTGTCACCTGGGACAAGGTACATATTcctgcaacaacaaaaacaaacaaacaaataaataaataatgagtgtccaaacttttgagcGGTAGTgtacgttttttatttttttaattattattatttttagagaGTTTGAATTGTACCGAAGTTTACATTTTGCCTGAACGTTACCGGGACGTTAccccaaaagaaaaaagaaaaagtgaattAATAGACAGACGGAAtgctttttgaaaaatgcatttttcaaaaattaaaaaagaaactatTCCAGCGCCCTTTTTCCGCCCGCGTCAAGCGACGAAGGTCATTTGGCTGAGAAGTTGACGTGGGATCTTCAAAATTCAAATtttatgaacatttgaatatgtaaataaatatgaaaatgtgcTGTTTGGCCAGACAGGCCTAATTATATATGCACTATGTGTGGACTGTTtatttcctccagctgtttgtcttattaagctgtgtgtgtgtgtgtgtgtgtcacagggAAGGAAGAGCGCTCTCCTCTGGGTATGCCAGCTCTCTCTATCGTGGCCTCCACTGCCAGCTCCGTGGCCCTCATCCTGCTGCTGGTCGTCCTCTTCGTCCTGCTGCAGCCCAAACtcaaatccatccatcacaGCAGGTCCGACATTGACCTCCTCTCACACCGTTTCAGACGGCTTCACGTCACCATGAGAACGCTCATGAAGCCAGAAATTCACTGAAAGATCAGTGGAGAGCTGAGATTAACAGTACACTCACCGAGCACTCCTTATTAGGAACATTCACGTAATCATCCAATCacgtagcagcagcagcagcagcagcagcgcatAAAATCCCACAGATAccggtcaagagcttcagttcatgttcacgTCAAACGTCAAAcgtcagaatgaagaaaaaagtcTGTAAAgcgtgattatttgagttactatatagttactatatccttcccgGCAGCTCGAACCGATTtcctggccattttcctctgctctgattgtttttagtttttcgcaccattctgtgtaaactctccAGACCGTCACGGTTCAAGTCGCACTTTAGAgaccacacttttttttttttccttctttcttcattccGATGTCTGACGTCAGCATTAACCGACGCTCTTGTCATATAATCATCTGTTTTTTAACGGAACACGTTAGTCAGGACGTTTTAATTCCAAAGCGTATTTAAATCCGTCTGTCCGAGTCCGTTGTACGTCATTACGACGTATGAGCTTTTACGAAAACCACAGACATTACGTCTCGCTTTGTTTAAAGAGAGCagtgcagcagcgctttagtcgtgtttttaggagctaataGTGAAGCCTGATTgttttcttgaggaatttccccgtgatgatttttaaacagtattaaaggagttcaccctgacgccggactcttatcggctgcttttcccAATATTTCTCTCCAAGTCGTCcgattaaaacaatattttttttttgtaagtaaaATGTTAAACGAATACACATCGagacgattatatttttgtctacgacaccgatttaaTCAAAAGggttttaacatcatgagaaacgtttcagtcgggcgtccacaaacttttgacccgcGGCGTGTGTAATGTTCGAATATAGACGTGTTTAGaatgtttcagggtggagtaaATATCCCTGTAATGTATAAAATACCAGCTTGGTGTGAGGTGCTGCACGGTTTGTCGTCCGTCCCCTACTTTTCACACTCCTCCTTTCCCCTCTCTGTGTTGTTGTAGACGTGAGCAGGGTGTCTGCGGCCAGGCCGCCTCCATCGTCGTAGAGGGAGTTCAGGTCTCGCTTCCTTCTTACGAGGAGGCGGTGTACGGCAGCGGCGGAGCAGCCGCTCCTCCCCCGGAGTCCCGTGTGAACATCGTGCTCTCCGAGGGGCCTCAGACGGAGCCTCCTGCTTCAGAGCTCAGCCAATCCCGACCTGAGCACAGCCTCCCCTCCACCTCCACCGCGGCACGCTCCTGTCACGCCGAGACCGTGCTCGTTCACCAGgacccctcctcctcctctccgtcctcctcctcctcctgcaccTGGGTGTCGGAGCAGCGCGGGGCGGCGGGAGCAGGAGCGCGTAGGCCGAGCAGCACGAGCAGCGACCAGCACAGCCTGCTCTCGCTCACCTCCGTAGAGGAATATGGAGACGGTACGCTGggttttttgtcttctttttttcctttcttttctttctatgaCTATTTCAAGACGTGAATGCATCCATACCATCCTAATGCTAATGTAGGAATTGATTTAATATGAGCTTTATTACAAAACTATACAATTTTATgtcacttttttatatatatgtttactGTCTGGAGGACTTCAGAGGATTTGTCCTTGGGTGTTCACAAATGAACAGCAATTTGCGTTCACTGACAAAATCACCGCTTCCTGTGATTAAGTAGCGCCCCCTTGTGCTAATTTGACTCTTTTATTCACCAAAACAGCatcttgtattattattattattattattattattattattattattattttctgatgTAAACTTTGTCAATAATTGAGCATGATTCCTCCGACAAACCTTTGACTTTTGACCTTTTCGTCTGACCTTTGACTGTGTTACTGTAGAATTGGGGGCGGGTTTTAAAGTCCCCCTTGAAGCGCGCAGTAATTTCcacagaaacaggaagtcacggcAGGACATATCGAACGACGACGACTCCTTTTAGAATAGCCAATAACGTTTAGCtgacctcacagcccgggctaatCCGTACCGTACTCGACGACGGCAGCTTCGTCAAGGCGATTTTCGTAACGTCGTGGGCGGGACACTTCGGACTCTAGAGAGCGTTCGGTTGGACGGGAAATCTGACGAGACGCTGAAGTACAGAACGGCGTCATCGAAACggttgatccgtatcggtggtagagagcGTGTAAGTTTTAATATCTCCTAAATGCGAAATCCACTTCGTCGCCACGCCATTCCGTCGTCGCTCCGTTTCaaccccgagtgttttattcccgaCTTAACGTTTTTGTTGATCTAAGAATCTACTACTCTGTGACGATTTGTTTTGTTCCCTGTTTTTACAGATATTCCTCTGCTGAAGGAGGCCTGAGAGCACAGCGTCCTCCCGTGTGCGGACGATGACCAGGACTGTGGCTCCTTAAGCTTTTTACCAAACCCTTCTTCCCCCATTGCTGCCGTACAGAACGCAGGAGTAACCAAACGCCCCTCCGTTGACCTCTCCGCTTCACCTCTCTACAAACTCTCTGAGCCGCACCGGCACCGCGTAATCGCTCGTCCTCGCCTCGCCTCACTGTAGAACACCGCCACACGCTCCCACCTTCTCCCTCAAAGACGACCGCACAGATGCTGTAGAATATATAGAATTATGTATAGCGCGTCCCTACGGGCTGAATAACACGTTTATAAACGCCACCTGTTCCCCAGCCGTGTACTAACCAGCAGTTGCACTTCATCTTCTCATAGCTGTCGCAAATCACGAACGCATCCGATCGGTTTCTGTGTGAACGGCGAACCTCTGGTCGGTCAGTGACCGTGACCGTTTACTCAAtcaggtgtttgtttgtttttggggttttttttgtttgtttgttttgttttaaaatgctgCATGATCTGTgcatctgtatttttttattttttttttttctttcctcccccAAACTAGCGCACACGTAAGAACGCGCATGCTGCACAGGATGGATGGACAGGAGCGAGATACAGAGATGAACTGGTTTACATAGTACTGTATTCAAAGACATGCTTGCCTTTCTGTTCGCTgcaaactctgtgtgtgtgtgtgtgtgtgtgtgtgtgtgtgtgtgtgtgtgtgtacgcgtttCTCTGAACGAAGAGGGCTCAAAtgtgtcaacttttttttttattccatttctcattttaaCTCCGCTTAGGATTGTTATTTTACCTCCCGGTTTTCAACCGAGAGACTATCACGTATCGGATCATATCGCAGGACAAGTCTGTCCGCTTTTAAACGTCTCTGGGTCGTCCTGTACTAAATAAACAATGATAAATTAACAACGCTCTTAAAACGTGAAGCGGCAGACAGATGACTAGTTCACGCGCCGAGCTGTATAGCcgtcaggtttgtttgtttgtttgtttgtttttacttcatCAAAGAGTAGAAAACGTCTACTTCTCAAACGCTCCCACCCTGTCGAGGAATTTCACAAGAGCGTGTGAAACGTTTGGCGTGTTTTTGAACGACGAATCCCAACAGCGTAGTCCGAAATGAAACCGCGGAGCTTGTCCGGTCCGCCTTCGGCGAAAAGGACACGTTTTGATATGGCGTTTTTGTTTAAACACAGCACGCTCCATTTGGACCAAGCTGCTGCGTTACGCTCGAAACCAGTGACCGTTGATGATGGG
This genomic interval carries:
- the susd6 gene encoding sushi domain-containing protein 6 is translated as MCDGMATRSHALVIVALQLLLFLTALPAGQASGCSRPSAVLHGRVNLTETNRGSFPVGTVLQYSCDSGYTLSGESVITCTALGRWSSITPHCLKNDVCRPPSEPENGGYMCHPSPCHSLTEGTVIEYFCDEGYTLKGYRYHTCRNGDWDSAAPIICHLGQGKEERSPLGMPALSIVASTASSVALILLLVVLFVLLQPKLKSIHHSRREQGVCGQAASIVVEGVQVSLPSYEEAVYGSGGAAAPPPESRVNIVLSEGPQTEPPASELSQSRPEHSLPSTSTAARSCHAETVLVHQDPSSSSPSSSSSCTWVSEQRGAAGAGARRPSSTSSDQHSLLSLTSVEEYGDDIPLLKEA